DNA from Alnus glutinosa chromosome 2, dhAlnGlut1.1, whole genome shotgun sequence:
ATGAAGACATCTCATCCAATTCAAAATTGAGGCTCCAAAAGATGAACCAAATAGAAAAGGGTGATATTGAACCAAATAGCAAAAGTTAATACTTGTCTAATTATGTTTCCTAAATTTGAACACACCCTTTAGCCTTTGTGACACATGCTTAAACGTATTCATGGAATTAAAGATCAAAAAGCTAATAAACCAAACCTGTTGAGTCTTGGAGCTGCACTCTATGTATGCTGCAGCACCAATTGCTTTCTTGAGTTCTTCACCCTGCCCAAAGTTGAACATTCTTACCATGAAGTCCatgaaattgacaaaaaaaaatcaacttctttATAAGGGACTAAAGAAATTTAGTATTTCATTGGAAAGAACTTGCCTGGGCAGTTGTGATTGGTGTAGCGCCAGGATGATTAATCAAATACTGCTTGTCTTCCCGTAGATCTACAATAGATGTTCATATCCAAAAACTTACATGGTTAGATTCAAATCTGCTTGGATTGGCTGGTCAAGATTGATATATTTCAAGTAGTAAAATTAAATCATACCAAATTTGGTTCCTACAAGCACTATTGGCACAGTTGGGGCGTAATGCCTCAGCTCAGGAATCCACTAGAAGGCAAAAAATAGATTGTGTCAGACTGATACTGGAGAAATATTGCAATTACccataaattaaacaaaaaaaattaagaacgaATTTGATTGGGTTTTGATAAAAAACCTTCTTGGAGATATTTTCATAGCTGGCTTTGCTGATAAGAGAGAAGGCCAACAAGAAAACATCTGCACCTCTGTAACTCAAAGGCCTCAACCTATTATAATCCTCCTGTCCTGTATTCACCAACTTTGTTAAGTACATAGGGAATTACATGACTTTTTTCTCTATAAAAACTAAACATGTACAAGGtgtgtgaaaaatgaaaaaaagaaaagaaaaaaaaccaacaaaatttatatataaaactttCCAAGTATAAGCTTGTAGAAACTCATAATGTAAtggaaaattaaatataaaagcgaaataaagagaaaaattggAGACAAAAATTTATGGGTGATTTGGTATTAGACACCTACGTCCACCACTAAAAAAGAACCCGAAAGGgttacattatgctcttattccTTAATACAAAAGGCTCAAGAGATGTAAAGATAATACAAGTATGGTAGGTGGAGATAATATCAAATCAGATTGAATacaatcaaatctgattacatAAAAGGTAGGAGGTTACCAGGGCCGGCTCGATAAATATTGAGGCCTAAGGCGACAAGTTTAAGTGAagtcattttcttatatttaaatattaattaaattaaatatattttaatatttatattatattttttatttaatatgtcaattagaatacttttttctatttataaaacgtatttaaaatatatatatatatatatataattttataacttattagatatagaatgaccTATCACttgatttaaaaacataaaataataagatttaaataaaaatagagagaaaaatataaataagttatatatataacgaatgatttgtaatagaaaacataatgcgaaaaaaaaattgtcggaTATTGAAGGTAGATTCACCGAGagtgtaattctatctattatgcACAACTCAAACAATGCAAATTTATGTactttgaagacttttcatatttttctaaacattcaattcaaataaacgttgGAGAAAAAAATATGCACATTagactaatttcatgaatgtaaaaacgaagcttttaaaaagagtaaataagtgaCTTTCCAATAATTCAtagattttttttggactttcaatttgtaattatttttaccatgattgatggacttaattagaaactatttattaaatttttaccatattagagtcttaaaatttgttttgaaaataacatttattgtaaaattattaagtgagtgccttaattaaagagcattttattagctttttaccatattagagtcttaaaatattttttgagccttaaattttttttttttttaaaatatatatatattattatataattattaattggggCCTTAGGGGGCTCAAGCCACCCATGGAGATTACAATCAAATCtaatcatatattctaacaaagcATGAAAAACTCTCTGAGACAGAATTATAGCAACAAAATGATTACAGCCATGAAGCAATTACTTACCAGCAGTGTCCCATAGTCCAAGGTTAACTGTGCTTCCATCAACCACGACATTAGCACTAAAGTTGTCGAACACAGTGGGAACATAATCCTACAAGAATTTGAAGATCCAGAAAGGAAAACAGATATATATCATTATATGATTACCAGCAAAGTTAAGATTACTGCAAAATACTAAAGCAGGATGTGTATAATAAGAGTATGAAACATCTTCAATCTGTCATACTGTAGGGAAGGTATTGCTGGTATAAGATATGAGCATGCAAGTCTTTCCAACAGCTCCATCACCAACAGTGACACACTTGATGAATCTTGCCGTGCTCATTTTTGAACTCTCTGCAGCTTAGTTTCCTTCCTTCACCCTCCTAGCAAGCAAATTAAAGCTTTGTCTCTGTCTTCTTTACCTCCATTAGAACAAGCCTACAGGATACATATTTCTGTCTCTCAAGAAAATGGAGAAACTACCAGATAGAAGGAAACATATTGGAGAGTGTTGAGGGGCCGGGGgggtgttttgaattttgaatagAAAAGGAGGGGAGGAGTGGCATTTAATAAGCTGAGTAGCACAGCACAGCACCAACTTTTGCTGTGCatctttatcttttgtttttgtttatccttTTATCTTTACCATGATTGCCAAATGGCTTTCTGTTCCTTTAAGGGGAAGGCCAGAGCGGCAAAGCCTAAAGACCAACGAAGGAGGAGTTTGGTGGTGGGTGTTAGTTGGTTAAGTATTGTACAAGGCATAGATTGAATGATGGACattgagaaaaacaaaacatatgtCCAAAACACTTGTGATGGGTATAATAAGAAAAGAGAGTATtctaatcattaaaaaaaataaaaaataaaaaaataaaaaagaaagggggaaACATAAATGAGGCTTTGAGTACGAGCGAGGCATGGAATTTTCATGCTATTCCCTAATTTAATGACACAATACATTTTAATCAATTGCTTCATCCAAAGGAAAATGCTAAATAAAATGCAAGTCCATAAAATGTTGAAAAAGATACATATATCTCTCTCAAATTAATACTCAATTTACAATATCCTCTTGAACTAAAAATTGTATCAATGCCTCACTCTCCAtactaaaaacaatttttgtaGTATATGCCCCTTTTGCCTcgcaaaaagataaaaatacccttaaaaatttggtaaaaagaaaaaggccacaCAACACTAGTGAAAATCTAGTGTCGTGTGGCCTGTtaccacttttttattttttatttttttactaaggGTGTTTTTGTCATTTGGAGGACATTGCAAAATATTTGATAGTTCGGAGGATATTGCTGCAATCTTTAATTAAGAAGATATTAAAAATTGATTGTTAATTTGAGATGGGtacaaaacctttttttttttttttttaacacgtACAAAACCATTCATTTAGGAGTGAACGTATCACTGCCCAAAGATGAaattaactttttactcaaaaaaaaaaaaaaaagaaaaaaaaaaagaagattgatATTAACTTTATGTGGGTGTCACCATGATTAGGGGAGCATATATTAGTGAGTGGATATACTTTGGTCTTGGTTGCGGTGAGATTAGTTTGTAGAGGACCCACTTGCATTTTTATTAAAGCTaactcttttttatatatatttatctaaattatttattataaaatattcaacacGCCAGAGTATAATTACGCTAATCATCAATGCAACATTATAAGATCAGCAATGATCAAGGGAGAAAGAAACATGTCTGAATGTTGAACGGTTGTGATTGCATTTGCATTTTACAAGCTCGTTGTAGGTGTAGGATTGCAGCACGTATGATCCGTCATGTAGTCTGTAGATATCCAGATGCGCTGCGTGCTAGTATATTGCTTTATGCTGGTTACGAGGTTACAGCTTTAGCAAGCAAATATCTTTTACCACTTTGATCCGATATTGAACGGATTgagatatgcaataattaccgTTCAaaagatttggcttaggtggcctaaataaattatatatatatatatatatttaaatgattcatatttaatttaagttttttttaatggaaaatcgagagagtgaaattaaaaaaaaaaaaaaaaaaaaactttaaaaatgatttccgtcgtaaaatagtttcaaataagttatttttcaagaaaattctttttgccgaaagcatttttcggtgtttggcgcgtacagaaaatcacaaatattttttatatttttattcaatcatattaacttataaaaattaatttttattcataacatataaatattaatgtaaaataatataaaaatcaccaatgacgagattccgtcactgatcGGCAGGATTCTAGCCACTTTTACCATATTCCGGCTACTATTGCCAGAATCTGGATAGTTTCGTCAGAATTTGAGttggccggattctggcgaaAGTGGCCGGAAACTAGCCGTTCTAGTCCCCGGAATATAGGctgaccggaatccggccaaggTGGCCGAAATTTAGCGACAGTGACCAGACGTTGTCGGATTCTGGTACCGGGTAAATTTCGGTGGAGGTCGACTgattgaacgtgaaggtcgactgcatCGTTTAAAAGAGCGTCAAATGCGGCTGCCATCTGGGAAAAattatttacgcttttaaa
Protein-coding regions in this window:
- the LOC133860729 gene encoding rac-like GTP-binding protein RAC2; its protein translation is MSTARFIKCVTVGDGAVGKTCMLISYTSNTFPTDYVPTVFDNFSANVVVDGSTVNLGLWDTAGQEDYNRLRPLSYRGADVFLLAFSLISKASYENISKKWIPELRHYAPTVPIVLVGTKFDLREDKQYLINHPGATPITTAQGEELKKAIGAAAYIECSSKTQQNVKAVFDGAIKVVLQPPKPKKRRRKPRPCTFL